One stretch of Halobaculum marinum DNA includes these proteins:
- a CDS encoding ABC transporter substrate-binding protein, with protein MADQNTSRRRFLQAAGSAAAATALAGCAGGNGDGESTPTDEPTETGGDGSTPTAEPTERPEPTTREGYLQRANRLIHDEAPWVFLHRQFSVYGQSADIEWEPRTDERVAAYGIEPASDAGEDVVMTQSQMDSGLDPHDHRETPTDNIVLQAYEGVLERDAQGAIVATLATDYQRLDETTVQFTVRDDVSFHSGDSLSPADVAYSINRIVQSDVGIESPQVDQLLGVEGAEVASEDDRTVNVSLTGLNPIVFASFATYCDVMNQSWVESNDNAYINQNMDGTGPFQLSNYEQGVEVAYERFEDYWDEPAAISTFTINNASEASTRVNRLLAGESDIAVNVPPQEVSRVENNDGTSIAAVPSTRVIFNAMRYDVEPFDSPQFRQAVNYAVDLESIIENVLQTFGSPTGQPTLEGFFGYNPDVDPYPRDLERAEQLVEESGYAGAEIELVTPIGRYLKDVEIAQAVAAQVDELPNVSATARQVEFSTLVSQVTTGNIEDKPPWYLLGWGNATFDAIQTIQPLLASDGSLTSYSNDELDRLLDEAQQLPSESN; from the coding sequence ATGGCTGATCAGAACACGAGCAGGCGTCGGTTCCTCCAAGCGGCGGGATCGGCGGCAGCCGCGACCGCGCTGGCTGGCTGTGCCGGCGGGAACGGAGACGGTGAATCGACCCCGACCGACGAACCGACCGAGACGGGCGGCGACGGGTCGACGCCGACTGCCGAGCCGACCGAGCGGCCGGAGCCGACGACGCGCGAGGGGTACCTCCAGCGCGCGAACCGACTGATCCACGACGAGGCGCCGTGGGTGTTCCTCCACCGCCAGTTCTCCGTGTACGGCCAGTCGGCCGACATCGAGTGGGAACCGCGCACGGACGAGCGCGTCGCAGCGTACGGCATCGAGCCGGCGTCGGACGCCGGCGAGGACGTCGTGATGACGCAGTCGCAGATGGACTCCGGGCTCGACCCGCACGACCACCGCGAGACGCCGACGGACAACATCGTCCTGCAGGCGTACGAGGGCGTGCTGGAGCGCGACGCGCAGGGTGCGATCGTCGCGACGCTCGCGACCGACTACCAGCGACTCGACGAGACGACCGTCCAGTTCACGGTCCGCGACGACGTCTCGTTCCACTCCGGCGACTCGCTCTCGCCCGCGGACGTCGCCTACTCGATCAACCGCATCGTCCAGTCGGACGTCGGCATCGAGTCCCCGCAGGTCGACCAGCTCCTCGGCGTCGAGGGTGCAGAGGTCGCCTCCGAGGACGACCGCACGGTGAACGTGAGCCTCACGGGGCTCAACCCCATCGTGTTCGCGTCGTTCGCGACGTACTGCGACGTGATGAACCAGTCGTGGGTCGAGAGCAACGACAACGCGTACATCAACCAGAACATGGACGGGACCGGCCCGTTCCAGCTCTCGAACTACGAGCAGGGCGTCGAAGTCGCCTACGAGCGCTTCGAGGACTACTGGGACGAGCCCGCGGCCATCTCGACGTTCACCATCAACAACGCGTCGGAGGCGTCGACCCGCGTCAACCGTCTCCTCGCCGGCGAGTCCGACATCGCCGTGAACGTGCCGCCCCAGGAGGTCTCGCGCGTCGAGAACAACGACGGCACGTCCATCGCGGCGGTCCCGTCCACGCGCGTCATCTTCAACGCGATGCGCTACGACGTCGAGCCGTTCGACTCCCCGCAGTTCCGGCAGGCCGTCAACTACGCGGTCGACCTCGAGTCGATCATCGAGAACGTGCTCCAGACGTTCGGCTCGCCGACGGGTCAGCCGACGCTCGAGGGGTTCTTCGGCTACAACCCGGACGTCGACCCGTACCCGCGTGACCTCGAGCGCGCCGAGCAGCTCGTTGAGGAGTCCGGCTACGCCGGCGCCGAGATCGAGCTCGTGACGCCGATTGGTCGCTACCTGAAAGACGTGGAGATCGCGCAGGCGGTCGCCGCGCAGGTCGACGAACTGCCGAACGTGTCCGCGACAGCCCGACAGGTGGAGTTCTCCACGCTCGTCAGTCAGGTGACGACGGGCAACATCGAGGACAAGCCACCGTGGTACCTCCTCGGGTGGGGGAACGCCACGTTCGACGCGATCCAGACGATCCAGCCGCTCCTCGCGAGCGACGGGTCGCTGACGTCGTACAGTAACGATGAGCTGGACCGCCTCCTCGACGAGGCGCAGCAGCTGCCGAGCGAGTCGAACTAG
- a CDS encoding ABC transporter permease produces the protein MGYGRFLLKRGVQGVGVVWGVVTVVFILRFITPGSPIDTVAPLDASQETRQRIAAELGLDQPLYVQYLDYIVELLQGNMGYSYISSIPASVQVFQKLPATLELAVAASIVAVVLSIPLGVISATRRHQPADYAATSFSLLGISTPNFWLGIMLVLVFAVELNVFPTSGRAYGFGEALAAITGPQPFVPVVTAWLASLVLPAITLGTYFTALITRLVRSGMLDELSEGYVRATRAKGLPETLVRYKHVLRNTLVPVVTVLGLQLGTLIGGAVITEAVFAWPGLGSEIIRAINARDWPILQGSLIVIGCGFVLLNIAVDALYAYLDPRVVAE, from the coding sequence ATGGGTTACGGCCGTTTTCTTCTGAAGCGGGGGGTACAGGGAGTGGGCGTCGTCTGGGGAGTGGTGACTGTCGTGTTCATCCTCCGGTTCATCACACCGGGGTCCCCCATCGACACCGTGGCACCGCTCGACGCGAGTCAAGAGACTCGCCAGCGGATCGCCGCAGAACTGGGACTGGATCAGCCGCTGTACGTCCAGTACCTCGACTACATCGTGGAGCTCCTGCAGGGCAACATGGGGTACTCGTACATCTCGAGCATCCCCGCGTCCGTGCAGGTGTTCCAGAAGCTGCCGGCGACGCTCGAACTCGCCGTCGCCGCCAGCATCGTCGCCGTGGTGCTGTCGATCCCACTGGGCGTGATCTCGGCGACGCGGCGCCACCAGCCGGCGGACTACGCGGCGACGTCGTTCTCGCTGCTGGGCATCTCGACGCCCAACTTCTGGCTGGGTATCATGCTCGTGCTGGTGTTCGCCGTCGAACTGAACGTGTTCCCGACTAGCGGTCGGGCGTACGGGTTCGGCGAGGCGCTGGCTGCGATCACCGGGCCACAGCCGTTCGTCCCCGTGGTGACGGCGTGGCTCGCGTCGCTCGTGTTGCCGGCGATCACGCTGGGGACGTACTTCACCGCGCTCATCACGCGCCTCGTCCGCTCGGGGATGCTCGACGAGCTGTCGGAGGGGTACGTCCGTGCGACGCGAGCGAAGGGGTTACCCGAGACGCTCGTCCGCTACAAGCACGTGCTCCGGAACACGCTCGTGCCCGTCGTGACCGTCCTCGGCCTCCAGTTGGGGACGCTCATCGGCGGCGCGGTCATCACGGAGGCGGTGTTCGCGTGGCCTGGCCTCGGGTCCGAGATCATCCGCGCGATCAACGCCCGTGACTGGCCCATCCTCCAAGGGAGCCTCATCGTGATCGGCTGTGGGTTCGTCCTGCTCAACATCGCGGTCG